Proteins co-encoded in one Halorussus vallis genomic window:
- a CDS encoding cytochrome c oxidase subunit I: MPESTKPTGVRRWLTTVDNRDIGVLYLVFGFATGLLGGIDALMLRTNLLSPRSGIWKTGTYDALFTMHGLTMLFLFATPVLFGLANYLVPALVGADEMAFPRVNAVAFWLLVPAAALIRAGILAELLGVPGVTPAATGWTLYVPLSAEMANPQIDLLLLGLHLSGVSTIMSAINFVVTVLVEREVAWPDLDIFSWTMLTTSGLVLFSFPVLGSALVMLLLDRNVGTTFFAVGGGGPLLWQHLFWFFGHPEVYILVLPPMGIVSLVLPRFAGRKLFGKPAVVYSTLAIGVLAYGVWAHHMFTTGIDPRIQASFMAVTLAIAVPSAVKAFNWIATLWNGRIRLVAPMLFCVGGVANFVLGGVTGVFLASIPVDRVLHGTYYVVGHFHFMLVGLSVFGLFAGVYYWFPLLTGRRYDESLARLHFWLTELGLVVAFGSMLLLGLDGLPRRMATYPPAYAPLQQVATVAAYVMALGQVLWLWNVVRSIRGGPVVEDPNVWDLDDRLRTPEWERFDRRRRNDDAERGGDDGGTDR; encoded by the coding sequence ATGCCCGAATCCACGAAACCGACCGGCGTCCGGCGGTGGCTCACCACCGTCGACAACCGAGACATCGGCGTGCTCTACCTCGTCTTCGGCTTCGCGACGGGACTGCTGGGCGGAATCGACGCGCTGATGCTCCGGACGAATCTGCTGTCGCCCCGGTCGGGCATCTGGAAGACCGGGACCTACGACGCCCTGTTCACGATGCACGGGCTGACGATGCTGTTCCTGTTCGCCACGCCCGTCCTCTTCGGCCTGGCCAACTACCTCGTGCCGGCGCTGGTCGGCGCCGACGAGATGGCGTTCCCGCGGGTGAACGCGGTGGCGTTCTGGCTGCTGGTGCCCGCGGCCGCGCTGATTCGCGCGGGGATACTCGCCGAACTGCTGGGCGTGCCCGGCGTCACGCCCGCGGCGACGGGATGGACGCTCTACGTCCCGCTGTCGGCCGAGATGGCCAACCCGCAAATCGACCTGCTGTTGCTCGGCCTCCACCTCTCGGGGGTCAGCACCATCATGAGCGCCATCAACTTCGTCGTGACCGTGCTGGTCGAGCGCGAAGTCGCGTGGCCCGACCTCGACATCTTCTCGTGGACGATGCTGACCACCTCGGGGCTGGTGCTGTTCTCGTTCCCCGTGCTGGGGAGCGCGCTGGTGATGTTGCTGCTCGACCGGAACGTCGGCACGACGTTCTTCGCGGTCGGGGGCGGCGGCCCCCTGCTCTGGCAGCACCTCTTCTGGTTCTTCGGCCACCCCGAAGTGTACATCCTGGTGCTGCCGCCGATGGGCATCGTGAGCCTCGTCCTACCGCGGTTCGCGGGCCGGAAGCTGTTCGGCAAGCCCGCGGTGGTCTACTCGACGCTGGCCATCGGCGTGCTGGCCTACGGCGTCTGGGCTCACCACATGTTCACCACGGGCATCGACCCCCGAATCCAGGCGAGTTTCATGGCGGTCACGCTCGCCATCGCGGTGCCGAGCGCGGTCAAGGCGTTCAACTGGATCGCCACGCTCTGGAACGGCCGAATCCGACTCGTCGCGCCGATGCTGTTCTGCGTCGGCGGCGTCGCCAACTTCGTGCTGGGCGGGGTGACCGGCGTCTTCCTCGCGTCGATTCCGGTCGACCGAGTGCTCCACGGCACCTACTACGTGGTCGGCCACTTCCACTTCATGCTGGTCGGCCTGAGCGTCTTCGGCCTGTTCGCGGGCGTCTACTACTGGTTCCCCTTACTGACCGGTCGGCGGTACGACGAGTCGCTGGCACGACTCCACTTCTGGCTGACCGAACTCGGCCTGGTGGTCGCGTTCGGGTCGATGCTGCTGCTCGGCCTCGACGGCCTCCCGCGGCGGATGGCGACCTACCCGCCGGCGTACGCCCCGCTCCAGCAGGTCGCCACCGTCGCGGCCTACGTGATGGCGCTCGGGCAGGTCCTGTGGCTCTGGAACGTCGTCCGGTCGATTCGTGGCGGGCCGGTCGTCGAGGATCCGAACGTCTGGGACCTCGACGACCGACTCCGGACGCCGGAGTGGGAGCGGTTCGACCGACGGCGGCGGAACGACGACGCGGAGCGCGGCGGCGACGACGGAGGAACCGACCGATGA
- a CDS encoding permease, which translates to MVLVDSLLEGLGLALSMAWETWWALVLGFTITGAVEEFVSEEQMTAYLGGDGWREVGLGTLFGALSSSCSFSAVATAKTLFKKGASGVAALAAFQFAATDLVAELGLVMWILLGWQFVAADFVGGVIAVGVLAYVYRKFVPDEWFEVAREHALALDEITCPACGVETDPTDDDAVKAEFGGETRYFCCGGCLRAYRNRTETAEAGGSHAAASDPRDDLTSLAGWKQAATNAVREWDMLWEDIAAGFLLAGLIAGFVPRSWWTSLFGVGAEGTLTWVLSNAVLGVVVGVVTFICSVGNVPFALVLWSNGVAFGSVISFIFADLIIPPIVNAYRRYYGTRMAAVIFGATALAAVVAGVVVHYLFGFFGLIPPEGVTGGTAPDGYTLVLNLLFTPLFLAQVGATYGHEAIGERLVALPGDVGPYVYRVYRAVGPTKAALGALAAGAVGLASAMWVAGGHAAALGRALGRAVRAVGEALAKAFDRFAEAYRRLREE; encoded by the coding sequence ATGGTACTCGTAGATTCACTGCTCGAAGGACTCGGACTGGCGCTGTCGATGGCATGGGAGACGTGGTGGGCGCTCGTCCTCGGGTTCACCATCACGGGCGCCGTCGAGGAGTTCGTCAGCGAAGAACAGATGACGGCGTACCTCGGCGGCGACGGGTGGCGCGAGGTCGGCCTCGGCACCCTCTTCGGCGCGCTATCGTCGAGTTGTTCGTTCTCGGCGGTCGCGACCGCCAAGACGCTGTTCAAGAAGGGCGCGTCGGGCGTCGCGGCGCTGGCGGCGTTCCAATTCGCCGCGACCGACCTGGTGGCCGAACTCGGCCTCGTGATGTGGATACTGCTCGGCTGGCAGTTCGTCGCCGCCGACTTCGTCGGGGGCGTCATCGCGGTGGGCGTGCTCGCGTACGTCTACCGGAAGTTCGTCCCCGACGAGTGGTTCGAAGTCGCCCGCGAGCACGCGCTCGCGCTGGACGAGATAACCTGCCCGGCCTGCGGGGTCGAAACCGACCCCACGGACGACGACGCCGTGAAAGCCGAGTTCGGCGGCGAGACGAGGTACTTCTGCTGCGGCGGCTGTCTCCGGGCGTACCGCAACCGGACCGAAACGGCGGAGGCCGGCGGGTCGCACGCGGCCGCGAGCGACCCGCGCGACGACCTCACGTCGCTCGCCGGCTGGAAGCAGGCGGCGACCAACGCCGTCCGGGAGTGGGACATGCTCTGGGAGGACATCGCGGCGGGCTTCCTGCTGGCGGGGCTCATCGCCGGGTTCGTCCCTCGGTCGTGGTGGACCTCGCTGTTCGGCGTCGGCGCGGAGGGAACGCTGACGTGGGTGCTGAGCAACGCCGTCCTCGGCGTGGTCGTCGGCGTCGTCACGTTCATCTGCTCGGTCGGCAACGTCCCGTTCGCGCTGGTGCTGTGGTCCAACGGCGTGGCGTTCGGGAGCGTGATCTCGTTCATCTTCGCCGACCTCATCATCCCGCCCATCGTCAACGCCTACCGGCGCTACTACGGGACCCGGATGGCGGCGGTCATCTTCGGCGCGACCGCGCTGGCGGCCGTCGTCGCCGGCGTCGTCGTCCACTACCTGTTCGGGTTCTTCGGGCTGATACCGCCGGAGGGCGTCACCGGGGGCACCGCACCCGACGGGTACACTCTCGTGTTGAACCTCCTGTTCACGCCGCTGTTCCTCGCGCAGGTCGGCGCGACCTACGGTCACGAGGCGATAGGCGAACGACTGGTCGCCCTGCCGGGTGACGTCGGGCCGTACGTCTACCGGGTCTACCGGGCGGTCGGCCCGACGAAGGCGGCGCTCGGCGCGCTCGCCGCGGGAGCCGTCGGACTCGCTAGCGCGATGTGGGTCGCTGGCGGCCACGCCGCGGCGCTCGGCCGGGCGCTGGGTCGGGCGGTCCGCGCGGTCGGCGAGGCGCTCGCGAAGGCGTTCGACCGATTCGCCGAGGCCTACCGGAGGTTGAGAGAGGAGTGA
- a CDS encoding WD40/YVTN/BNR-like repeat-containing protein, protein MKPRSHRSRREVLAALAGAATALAGCSSEPTPGDRTTAEPEWTAVGSPTEMTLYGVTLTNEGPLAVGEGGRVVRRIDGDWRVELDGGPTGSHDGLTGVDATANGRRVWFCGGSGTVGRFDVSDGTVTDASAPKGKTSTWEDVAVAGLAGQEWLYLANGSGELLQGRVGGDGVSWRSVVKPGPGSSILAVSFVDRGTGYVCDTSGNVFLTVDAGDEWRRIGVDGAGVNLHDVAPRGADDVSVAGGDGTVFRYNGFSWTPVNVGEADVHGVVRDRHEGFAVDASGGVFELTRKGWKPEAVDNEAPLHDVTLGTVDFPEVAVGAGGTVLERSRR, encoded by the coding sequence GTGAAGCCGAGGAGCCACCGCTCGCGCCGAGAGGTGCTGGCCGCCCTTGCGGGGGCCGCGACGGCGCTCGCCGGTTGTTCGAGCGAACCGACGCCCGGCGACCGGACGACCGCCGAACCGGAGTGGACCGCGGTGGGGTCGCCGACCGAGATGACGCTGTACGGCGTGACGCTGACGAACGAGGGACCGCTGGCGGTCGGCGAGGGCGGCCGGGTCGTCCGGCGAATCGACGGCGACTGGCGGGTCGAACTCGACGGCGGACCGACCGGCAGCCACGACGGACTCACGGGCGTCGACGCCACGGCCAACGGTCGCCGGGTGTGGTTCTGCGGCGGCAGCGGCACGGTCGGGCGGTTCGACGTCTCCGACGGGACGGTCACCGACGCGTCGGCCCCGAAGGGCAAGACCTCCACCTGGGAGGACGTCGCGGTCGCCGGCCTGGCCGGCCAGGAGTGGCTCTACCTCGCGAACGGGTCGGGCGAACTCCTCCAGGGTCGGGTCGGCGGCGACGGCGTGTCGTGGCGGTCGGTCGTCAAGCCCGGACCCGGGTCGAGCATCCTCGCGGTGTCGTTCGTCGACCGCGGCACCGGCTACGTCTGCGACACCTCGGGAAACGTCTTCCTGACGGTCGACGCCGGCGACGAGTGGCGACGAATCGGCGTCGACGGCGCGGGCGTGAATCTCCACGACGTCGCGCCGCGCGGGGCCGACGACGTCTCGGTCGCGGGCGGCGACGGCACCGTCTTCCGGTACAACGGCTTCTCGTGGACGCCGGTGAACGTCGGCGAGGCCGACGTTCACGGCGTGGTCCGCGACCGCCACGAGGGCTTCGCCGTCGACGCGAGCGGCGGCGTGTTCGAACTCACCCGGAAGGGGTGGAAGCCCGAGGCGGTCGACAACGAAGCGCCGCTGCACGACGTGACCCTGGGCACCGTCGACTTCCCGGAGGTCGCGGTCGGCGCGGGCGGGACCGTCCTCGAACGGAGCCGGCGATGA
- a CDS encoding DUF2182 domain-containing protein, which produces MQLESAKRFVEAQFPDRDELPEVSVAMAAATLLLWTALFDGWLPMPAMEGSMVMSDPGVPEAIATHNGVEGVVLYLVTWGVMMSAMMYPAMLPFVRRYVGSMEASPTGKASAAVAFLGTYSLVWTATGVVPLAVDALVDISALVANYGRFVVGGMLVVAGVYQLTAYKREALRTCCAGVCSHVPAFPDAARRGVEHGRRCVRCTWALFALMVVVGSMNFFWMLLLTAVVTLERFADRGGDVAATVGYAAIAGGLVTLLVGVPTF; this is translated from the coding sequence ATGCAACTCGAATCAGCGAAGCGATTCGTCGAAGCACAGTTCCCCGACCGCGACGAACTCCCGGAGGTTTCGGTCGCGATGGCGGCCGCGACCCTCCTCCTGTGGACCGCCCTGTTCGACGGGTGGCTCCCGATGCCCGCGATGGAGGGGTCGATGGTGATGTCCGACCCCGGCGTCCCGGAGGCGATAGCGACCCACAACGGCGTCGAGGGCGTCGTGCTCTACCTCGTCACGTGGGGCGTGATGATGTCGGCGATGATGTACCCCGCGATGCTCCCGTTCGTCCGGCGGTACGTCGGGAGCATGGAGGCCTCCCCGACCGGGAAGGCGAGCGCCGCCGTCGCGTTCCTCGGAACCTACAGCCTGGTCTGGACCGCGACCGGCGTCGTCCCGCTCGCGGTCGACGCGCTGGTGGACATCAGCGCGCTCGTCGCGAACTACGGCCGGTTCGTCGTCGGCGGGATGCTGGTCGTCGCGGGCGTCTATCAGCTCACGGCGTACAAGCGCGAGGCGCTCCGGACGTGCTGTGCGGGCGTCTGCTCGCACGTCCCGGCGTTCCCCGACGCGGCCCGCCGCGGCGTCGAACACGGCCGGCGGTGCGTGCGCTGTACGTGGGCGCTGTTCGCGCTGATGGTCGTCGTCGGGTCGATGAACTTCTTCTGGATGCTGCTGCTCACGGCGGTGGTGACCCTCGAACGGTTCGCCGACCGCGGCGGCGACGTCGCGGCGACCGTCGGCTACGCGGCCATCGCCGGCGGCCTGGTGACGCTACTGGTCGGCGTCCCGACCTTCTGA
- a CDS encoding TIGR00341 family protein, which yields MVRQDMRLLEILVMSADAREKIRSLFEDHDLDYAISDNAADPDTAAVVKLPLPAHGVEPVQRRLRELELDTELYTVVVNTEAVVSGRFDGTWDAAGTIEALGRGRVSRDELHSKAADMLPDLVVFVLMTAISAVVATAGVLLDSMPVMVGAMVIAPLVGPSMATSTATVIYDEDLFAESVKYQAIGGAVALASAVAFALFAKVVVFPDPAIEVARSLRLSNHTSPTFLLVAVALCAGMAGAVSLSTSGLTTLVGVMIAAAIVPPIGVVGVGIAWARPVVVLGSAAVVLVNVFSINLAAIVSLWYFGYHPEDWADLRETRIRMLKRVVVFAMLIVVLAVLLVNLDGGSLDVLLRNL from the coding sequence ATGGTCAGACAGGACATGCGGTTGCTGGAGATACTGGTGATGTCCGCGGACGCCCGCGAGAAAATTCGGTCCTTGTTCGAGGACCACGACCTCGACTACGCCATCAGCGACAACGCGGCCGACCCCGACACGGCGGCCGTGGTCAAACTCCCGCTGCCCGCCCACGGCGTCGAACCGGTCCAGCGGCGCCTCCGCGAACTCGAACTCGACACGGAGCTGTACACCGTCGTCGTCAACACGGAGGCGGTCGTCTCCGGCCGGTTCGACGGGACGTGGGACGCCGCGGGCACCATCGAAGCGCTCGGACGCGGGCGGGTCTCGCGCGACGAACTCCACTCGAAGGCGGCCGACATGCTGCCGGACCTGGTGGTGTTCGTGCTGATGACCGCCATCAGCGCGGTGGTGGCCACCGCCGGCGTGTTACTCGACTCGATGCCGGTGATGGTTGGGGCGATGGTCATCGCCCCGCTGGTCGGCCCGTCGATGGCGACGAGCACGGCGACGGTCATCTACGACGAGGACCTGTTCGCCGAGAGCGTGAAGTACCAGGCCATCGGCGGGGCGGTGGCGCTGGCCAGCGCCGTCGCGTTCGCACTGTTCGCGAAGGTGGTGGTGTTCCCCGACCCGGCCATCGAGGTGGCCCGGAGCCTGCGGTTGAGCAACCACACCTCGCCGACGTTCCTGCTGGTGGCGGTCGCGCTCTGCGCGGGGATGGCCGGCGCGGTGAGCCTCTCGACCAGCGGGCTCACGACCCTCGTCGGCGTGATGATCGCCGCCGCCATCGTGCCGCCCATCGGGGTCGTCGGCGTCGGCATCGCGTGGGCGCGGCCGGTGGTCGTGCTCGGGTCGGCGGCGGTCGTCCTGGTCAACGTCTTCTCCATCAACCTCGCGGCGATAGTGAGCCTCTGGTACTTCGGCTACCACCCCGAGGACTGGGCCGATCTCCGGGAGACCCGAATTCGGATGCTCAAACGCGTGGTGGTGTTCGCGATGCTGATAGTCGTGCTGGCGGTGTTGCTGGTCAACCTCGACGGCGGCTCGCTGGACGTACTCCTTCGGAACCTATGA
- a CDS encoding heavy-metal-associated domain-containing protein encodes MQRYELRVIGMSCNGCETVVEDEVTRLPGVASADADSDENVVVIEGKPDARDAARKAVTDVGYEVEE; translated from the coding sequence ATGCAACGGTACGAACTTCGCGTCATCGGCATGTCGTGTAACGGCTGTGAGACGGTCGTCGAGGACGAGGTGACCCGCTTGCCGGGCGTCGCGTCGGCCGACGCCGACAGCGACGAGAACGTCGTCGTGATCGAGGGGAAACCCGACGCGCGGGACGCCGCGCGGAAGGCCGTCACCGACGTCGGCTACGAAGTCGAGGAGTAA
- a CDS encoding CAP domain-containing protein: protein MAREQEREGDPEASLLERRDVLRTAGALVGFAGLGAVGGAAALQSGTAVDATTVEADHRWQSVELPSTHSDPVVVASGLSYRGPQPATPRLRAVAGTGFEVAVEEWRYLDGNHRRETVGYVATDPGRYDLADGAALEVGRIRTDHRWASPTFDAAFSSRPVVFSQAQTTAGPQPVAPRHRAVGRTGFDVRLQEAEAGGSHRVEDVGYLAVEPGAGTLDGRAFEAGSRDDVGHGWRTIAFDGTYREPVLLAALQTFRGANTCAVRYRNLSGSSVEVKVQEERSADRETAHLGERVGYLVVEGAPSQGTETPTGDTPLSELDRSRVERLVHEYVNERRVEHGLGTLAFDTELREIARYHSEDMAAEDYFSHVSPDGETRADRYEQFGYDCRAPAGDDRYYTGAENILYTYYDSNVRTGEGTVRYTNADELARGIVRGWMNSEGHRENILLSAWDDEGIGVHVTSEGKVYATQNFC from the coding sequence ATGGCACGCGAACAGGAACGCGAAGGCGACCCAGAGGCATCGCTACTCGAACGACGCGACGTGCTCCGGACGGCCGGGGCGCTCGTCGGTTTCGCCGGACTCGGCGCGGTCGGCGGGGCCGCGGCGCTCCAGTCCGGAACTGCAGTCGACGCGACCACCGTCGAGGCCGACCACCGGTGGCAGTCGGTCGAACTGCCGTCGACCCACTCCGACCCGGTCGTGGTCGCGTCGGGACTCTCCTATCGAGGGCCGCAACCGGCGACCCCGCGGCTCCGCGCGGTCGCCGGCACGGGGTTCGAGGTGGCCGTCGAGGAGTGGCGCTACCTCGACGGAAATCACCGCCGGGAAACCGTCGGCTACGTCGCGACGGACCCCGGCCGCTACGACCTCGCCGACGGCGCGGCCCTCGAAGTCGGGCGGATTCGGACCGACCACCGCTGGGCGTCTCCGACCTTCGACGCCGCGTTTTCGAGTCGGCCCGTCGTGTTCTCGCAGGCCCAGACCACCGCCGGCCCCCAACCCGTCGCGCCCCGTCACCGCGCGGTCGGACGGACCGGGTTCGACGTCCGATTGCAGGAAGCCGAGGCCGGCGGGTCCCACCGCGTCGAGGACGTCGGCTACCTCGCGGTCGAACCCGGCGCGGGGACCCTCGACGGCCGGGCGTTCGAGGCGGGAAGCCGCGACGACGTCGGCCACGGGTGGCGGACGATAGCGTTCGACGGAACCTACCGGGAACCGGTGTTGCTCGCTGCCCTCCAGACGTTCCGCGGGGCCAACACCTGCGCGGTGCGCTACCGGAACCTCTCGGGGTCGTCGGTCGAGGTGAAGGTCCAGGAGGAGCGAAGCGCCGACCGCGAAACCGCCCACCTCGGCGAGCGCGTGGGCTACCTCGTCGTCGAGGGCGCGCCGTCCCAGGGGACCGAAACGCCGACCGGAGACACGCCGCTGTCGGAACTCGACCGGAGCCGCGTCGAGCGACTCGTCCACGAGTACGTCAACGAGCGGCGCGTCGAGCACGGTCTGGGGACGCTGGCGTTCGACACCGAACTGCGGGAGATAGCCCGCTACCACAGCGAGGACATGGCCGCCGAGGACTACTTCAGCCACGTCTCGCCGGACGGCGAAACGCGGGCCGACCGGTACGAACAGTTCGGCTACGACTGCCGGGCGCCCGCGGGCGACGACCGGTACTACACCGGCGCGGAGAACATCCTCTACACCTACTACGACTCGAACGTCAGGACCGGCGAGGGGACCGTCCGGTACACGAACGCCGACGAACTCGCCCGGGGCATCGTCCGCGGGTGGATGAACTCCGAGGGCCACCGCGAGAACATCCTCCTCTCGGCGTGGGACGACGAGGGAATCGGCGTCCACGTCACGTCCGAGGGGAAGGTGTACGCCACCCAGAACTTCTGCTGA
- a CDS encoding DUF5814 domain-containing protein, translating into MAITDKIYVKNHRQIGSQLETNIPKGAFKGATLDMLFQGDNLAKLDDTTQERVLDFAEDFLDCDCQSNPYCGCPERKFMRYLLELREQGLGPDAIVDVMSDDYMVYAYSGDVLSFLDDSVRTLEAVEELAGVEGDGEAEERARRKKKHLSG; encoded by the coding sequence GTGGCCATCACGGACAAAATCTACGTCAAGAACCACCGCCAGATCGGGTCGCAGTTGGAGACCAACATCCCGAAAGGCGCGTTCAAGGGCGCGACCCTCGACATGCTCTTCCAGGGCGACAACCTCGCCAAACTGGACGACACCACTCAGGAGCGGGTGCTGGACTTCGCCGAGGACTTCCTGGACTGCGACTGCCAGAGCAACCCCTACTGTGGCTGTCCGGAACGGAAGTTCATGCGGTACCTGCTCGAACTCCGCGAGCAGGGACTCGGCCCCGACGCCATCGTCGACGTGATGAGCGACGACTACATGGTGTACGCCTACTCGGGCGACGTGCTGTCGTTCCTCGACGACTCGGTCCGGACGCTCGAAGCGGTCGAGGAACTCGCGGGCGTCGAGGGCGACGGCGAGGCCGAGGAACGGGCCCGCCGGAAGAAAAAGCACCTCTCGGGATAG
- a CDS encoding ribbon-helix-helix protein, CopG family → MGNKNKTISFRVNEDSFETLREIAEERDISLSAVFRDYVDTLVAHDGRVKVVPERELAEETGDETEFPPKVEVPKSFVREHERLELEADHLREQLQEYKQFATHLQDRLDEEEDVEEVIHLEDLDDDRERDGTYRLG, encoded by the coding sequence ATGGGTAACAAGAACAAGACTATCTCCTTCCGCGTCAACGAGGACTCCTTCGAGACGCTCCGGGAGATCGCCGAGGAGCGCGACATCTCCCTCTCTGCGGTCTTTCGCGACTACGTCGACACGCTGGTCGCCCACGACGGTCGAGTGAAGGTCGTGCCCGAGCGCGAACTCGCCGAGGAAACCGGCGACGAAACCGAGTTCCCCCCGAAGGTCGAAGTCCCCAAGAGCTTCGTCCGGGAACACGAGCGCCTGGAACTGGAGGCCGACCACCTCCGCGAACAACTCCAGGAGTACAAGCAGTTCGCCACCCACCTCCAGGACAGACTCGACGAGGAGGAGGACGTCGAGGAGGTCATCCACCTCGAAGACCTGGACGACGACCGGGAACGAGACGGGACGTACCGACTGGGGTAG
- a CDS encoding cytochrome ubiquinol oxidase subunit I produces the protein MVDPVTASRLQFALTTIVHIVFPVMSMGLAPFLVYFTWKEVRTGAALYERLRRFWTKIFAVSFAVGTVTGLVLEFEFGTNFAAFSTAAGELFGGPLAAEGMMAFFLEATFLGIFVFGRERVSDRLYFLSSVLVGLGTWLSAVWILIANSWMQTPRGFEMATKNGHPVVLLTDPIAAYANPRFPWMFVHMQNAAVLTVSLFMVGVAAYHVYRRRHLGVVDGGNFDGRFWRATLKVAVVGLVITAPFQVVHGDAYGRHVAETQPQKFAAMEAVWETDSYVPEYIVAFPTSVEDLTDPRAKELFGIGIPGGASWLASGGDASAEITGLNEFEGSPPVAIVFWSFRAMVAMGFWFVLLAFWAAYRWYSGELYEDRLLQKALMASGLLGFLGVELGWIVTEVGRQPWVIQGVMKTTAGVSPGLTGTEATLTLAGFAVGYLALLSVYAYVVGRIVRRGPSGERPDYDDLPEEPDGARVLTGVSGDD, from the coding sequence ATGGTAGACCCCGTGACCGCCTCGCGCCTCCAGTTCGCGCTGACGACCATCGTCCACATCGTCTTCCCCGTGATGAGCATGGGACTGGCGCCGTTCCTCGTCTACTTCACGTGGAAGGAGGTGCGGACCGGCGCGGCGCTCTACGAGCGCCTGCGCCGGTTCTGGACGAAGATTTTCGCCGTGAGTTTCGCGGTCGGCACCGTCACCGGCCTCGTCCTGGAGTTCGAGTTCGGCACCAACTTCGCGGCGTTCTCGACGGCCGCCGGCGAACTGTTCGGCGGGCCGCTGGCCGCCGAGGGGATGATGGCGTTCTTCCTCGAAGCCACCTTCCTCGGCATCTTCGTGTTCGGCCGCGAGCGGGTTTCCGACCGGCTCTACTTCCTGTCGAGCGTCCTCGTCGGCCTCGGCACGTGGCTGTCGGCGGTGTGGATTCTCATCGCCAACTCGTGGATGCAGACCCCGCGCGGGTTCGAGATGGCGACGAAGAACGGCCACCCGGTCGTCCTGCTGACCGACCCCATCGCCGCCTACGCCAATCCCCGCTTCCCCTGGATGTTCGTCCACATGCAGAACGCCGCGGTGCTCACCGTCTCGCTGTTCATGGTGGGCGTGGCGGCCTACCACGTCTACCGGCGGCGACACCTCGGCGTCGTCGACGGCGGCAACTTCGACGGGCGGTTCTGGCGGGCGACGCTCAAGGTCGCGGTCGTCGGCCTCGTGATAACCGCGCCGTTCCAGGTGGTCCACGGCGACGCCTACGGCCGCCACGTCGCCGAAACCCAGCCCCAGAAGTTCGCCGCGATGGAGGCGGTCTGGGAGACCGACAGCTACGTCCCCGAGTACATCGTCGCGTTCCCGACCAGCGTCGAGGACCTCACCGACCCGCGCGCGAAGGAACTGTTCGGCATCGGCATCCCCGGCGGGGCGTCGTGGCTCGCCAGCGGCGGCGACGCCTCCGCCGAAATCACGGGGCTGAACGAGTTCGAGGGGTCGCCGCCCGTCGCGATCGTCTTCTGGTCGTTCCGGGCGATGGTCGCGATGGGGTTCTGGTTCGTCCTCCTGGCGTTCTGGGCGGCCTACCGGTGGTACTCGGGTGAACTGTACGAGGACCGCCTGCTCCAGAAGGCGCTGATGGCGTCGGGACTGCTGGGCTTCCTCGGCGTCGAACTCGGCTGGATCGTCACCGAGGTGGGCCGCCAGCCGTGGGTCATCCAGGGCGTGATGAAGACGACCGCGGGCGTCTCGCCCGGCCTCACCGGGACCGAGGCCACGCTCACGCTCGCAGGGTTCGCGGTCGGCTACCTCGCGCTCCTCTCCGTGTACGCCTACGTGGTCGGCCGCATCGTCCGCCGCGGGCCGAGCGGGGAGCGTCCCGACTACGACGACCTCCCCGAGGAACCCGACGGGGCCCGGGTCCTGACGGGGGTGTCCGGCGATGATTGA